Part of the Aptenodytes patagonicus chromosome 14, bAptPat1.pri.cur, whole genome shotgun sequence genome, GCAGCCATTGTTCTAGCATGGAGAAGTAGAGTTCCTATTTACATACTGAAATATAGCAGAGAATAATTAAGTGATATGATCACTAGGAACTTGAAACTAGGTGAACTACAGTGTCAGGGAGTGTAAGATACCGTGAAATCAATCCACAGTGGCTGTCAACAGACATTGCCACAGTCTGATGCCTCCTGATGAAATGAAGCCGTCTCACCAGCAGACAAGCATTTCTTGTCATAGACTACCAaggttttctttgtcatttccCCCTTTGATAGCCTCAACAGAGAGAACAGGAGCTGAGTAGACGACTGAAGTATACCTGTGCGGAGGTGATGCGTTCTAGGGAGGACGGGCACTGCTGAGACAGACTCTGTAACTGTTGCTTGAAATGTtgtgctgctgtgcctggagagTCCCCGCTGCTCAGGCTGTCAGGGCAGCATCTTTTAGTGGCGGTAAAATGCCATCTGGGATTTTTGTGGCATAAAGCGTAGAACGcaaggaaaattttgaaaaagtagCGTGTGTTCTCTTAGGGGTTGGACGCTAGTCTAAACTTTCCTGCTTTTCTCCCAAAAGGCATATGGCCACGCACTCTGCTCAGAAGCCTCATCAGTGTATGTACTGTGAGAAGATGTTTCACCGGAAAGATCACCTTCGCAACCACCTCCAGACCCACGATCCCAACAAGGAGGCCCTCCACTGTCCTGAGTGTGGCAAGAACTACAACACGAAACTCGGCTTCAGGCGACATCTGGCCATGCACGCAGCTGCCAGTGGTGATCTCAGCTGCAAAGTATGCCTCCAGACGTTTGAAAGTACCCAAGTcctgctggagcacctcaaagctcATTCTAGACGGGCTTCTGGTGGAGCGAAGGAAAAGAAGCATCCGTGTGACCACTGTGATAGGCGCTTCTACACCCGGAAAGATGTGCGAAGACACTTGGTAGTGCACACGGGGCGGAAGGACTTCTTGTGCCAGTACTGTGCTCAGAGGTTTGGGAGGAAAGATCATCTGACCAGGCACATGAAGAAAAGCCACTCCCAGGAACTGCTGAAGATTAAGACAGAGCCAGTTGACATGCTGGGTCTCCTAAGCTGCAGCTCATCTGTCGCAGTGAAAGAAGAGCTGAGTCCCGTCCTGTGTATGGCATCCAGAGACATGCTAGGTGGTAAGAGCTTCCCTGGCATGTTGCCTGTGGGCATGTACAGCACACATCTCCAAACCATGCCAAGCTCAGGGATGCCCCATTCTTTGGTTCCTAATTCTCTTCCAATGGGAATGAGCTATCCTCTGGAGTCTTCttctcccatctcctccccaCCGCAACCTCCTCCAAAGTATCAGCTTGGATCTACCTCATATTTGCCTGAGAAACTACCCAAAGTAGAGGTGGACAGCTTTTTGTCAGACTTCCCTGGCAGCCTGTCTCTCTCATCTGGTGAGCCTCAGTCCTCTTCGCCTCAGCCACCCCCCCTGGATGAGGCTTTGCTTTCCAAGAGCCCTGCTAACCTTTCAGAGGCTCTCTGTGCTGCTAACATGGACTTTTCTCATCTTCTTGGCTTCCTCCCCCTAAATCTTCCTCCTTGCAATCCACCTGTATCATCGGGGGGATTGGTCATGGGCTACTCACAGGGGGAGACACAGCCACTGCTTACCACTTTGCAACATCAACCTCAAGAATCTCCTGGAGCTGGGGCCTCGCTGAACTTTGGGCCCCTTCATTCATTGCCCCCTGTCTTCACCTCCAGCTTGAGCACAACCACGCTGCCACGTTTCCACCAGGCATTCCAATAAGCTGAAAAATAGCACTGGAGAACAGATCTTTCAGTCACCCTTTTGTGGAGAGCCTTAAAAACGCACAACTCTTACTTCCCTTTAGGGTGTGAaagctttgcaaagctgtttcAGACAGGAGGTTTCTGATCTCTGGAGGGAGCACTTGTAGACCGGAACAGCAGATATCCCCATGCAAGTCCCAGTCCTGTAcagcgaaaagatttcagctaaTAGACTGGATATATTTTATCTAATTTTTAATCTGTGAATCGGGAGCCGCGCTTAGCACTGACCTTCCCTGAGATCCCGGAGCTATGTTCTTCTTTGGGAAGGGACTGTCCCTGAGAAGGAGGTGAGACTCTTTCATCTTGGGCTAAACTTTCGAAGAGTCCAGCTTCCATTTCATGTTATCACACTGCAATTCTGGCAAAACAGCCAA contains:
- the PLAGL2 gene encoding zinc finger protein PLAGL2, translated to MTAFFPSVPNWIQDAKQEEEETGWKLVPRPRGEETESQGKCQCEISETSFTNVDKLRTHTLSHTEQRPYNCPQLHCGKAFASKYKLYRHMATHSAQKPHQCMYCEKMFHRKDHLRNHLQTHDPNKEALHCPECGKNYNTKLGFRRHLAMHAAASGDLSCKVCLQTFESTQVLLEHLKAHSRRASGGAKEKKHPCDHCDRRFYTRKDVRRHLVVHTGRKDFLCQYCAQRFGRKDHLTRHMKKSHSQELLKIKTEPVDMLGLLSCSSSVAVKEELSPVLCMASRDMLGGKSFPGMLPVGMYSTHLQTMPSSGMPHSLVPNSLPMGMSYPLESSSPISSPPQPPPKYQLGSTSYLPEKLPKVEVDSFLSDFPGSLSLSSGEPQSSSPQPPPLDEALLSKSPANLSEALCAANMDFSHLLGFLPLNLPPCNPPVSSGGLVMGYSQGETQPLLTTLQHQPQESPGAGASLNFGPLHSLPPVFTSSLSTTTLPRFHQAFQ